Proteins from a genomic interval of Schistocerca piceifrons isolate TAMUIC-IGC-003096 chromosome 3, iqSchPice1.1, whole genome shotgun sequence:
- the LOC124788129 gene encoding inactive selenide, water dikinase-like protein produces the protein MAELQGPAVSQDALSVAQLELGGNPNAFALRRPFDPVAHELDATFRLTRFADLKGUGCKAPQEVLWKLLEGLQQDDNNAQDEHAHFMHMHIPRIGIGMDSSVTPLRHGGLCLVQTTDFFYPLVDDPYMMGKIACANVLSDLYAMGVTECDNMLMLLGVSTKMTEKERDVVIPLIMRGFKDSAWEAGTTVTGGQTVVNPWCTIGGVATSVCQPNEYIVPDNAVVGDVLVLTKPLGTQVAVNAHQWLEQPERWNRIKLVVSEDDVRKAYQRSMDSMARLNRIAARLMHKYNAHGATDVTGFGLLGHAQNLARHQKNEVSFVIHNLPVIAKMAAVAKACGNMFQLLQGHSPETSGGLLICLPREQAAAYCKDIEKQEGYQAWIIGIVEKGNRSARIIDKPRIIEVPAKEKDGELW, from the coding sequence ATGGCAGAACTTCAGGGGCCAGCAGTGTCGCAAGATGCGTTATCCGTAGCACAGTTGGAGTTAGGAGGTAATCCAAACGCATTTGCATTAAGGAGGCCTTTTGATCCTGTTGCACATGAGTTAGACGCTACTTTCCGTCTGACGCGTTTTGCTGATCTGAAAGGATGAGGGTGTAAAGCTCCTCAGGAGGTTCTGTGGAAACTCCTCGAGGGGCTCCAGCAAGACGATAACAATGCACAGGATGAACATGCACACTTCATGCATATGCATATTCCTCGTATTGGAATTGGTATGGATTCCTCCGTGACTCCACTGAGGCATGGAGGGCTGTGCCTTGTGCAAACAACAGATTTCTTTTATCCATTAGTTGATGATCCCTACATGATGGGTAAGATTGCTTGTGCCAATGTGTTGAGTGATCTTTACGCCATGGGTGTTACGGAATGCGACAACATGCTGATGTTACTTGGTGTGTCAACAAAAATGACTGAAAAGGAAAGGGATGTTGTTATTCCACTGATTATGAGAGGATTTAAGGATTCGGCGTGGGAGGCAGGCACCACCGTGACAGGAGGTCAAACTGTTGTGAATCCCTGGTGTACAATTGGAGGTGTAGCGACATCTGTGTGCCAACCAAATGAATATATTGTTCCTGATAATGCAGTTGTTGGAGATGTATTGGTTTTGACTAAGCCTTTAGGCACACAAGTAGCAGTTAATGCACATCAGTGGTTAGAGCAGCCAGAGAGATGGAACCGCATTAAACTTgttgtgtcagaggatgatgttaGAAAGGCCTATCAGAGATCGATGGATTCCATGGCAAGACTTAATCGTATAGCAGCTCGTTTGATGCACAAGTACAACGCTCATGGTGCGACGGATGTTACAGGCTTTGGATTACTTGGTCACGCCCAAAATCTTGCTAGACATCAAAAGAACGAGGTGTCTTTTGTGATTCACAACTTACCAGTTATAGCAAAAATGGCAGCTGTTGCAAAAGCATGTGGTAATATGTTTCAACTTCTCCAAGGACATTCCCCTGAGACATCAGGGGGGTTGCTAATTTGCCTACCAAGAGAACAAGCAGCAGCATACTGTAAAGATATTGAGAAACAGGAAGGTTACCAAGCATGGATAATTGGCATAGTAGAGAAAGGGAACCGCTCTGCAAGAATAATTGATAAACCTCGTATCATTGAAGTTCCAGCAAAAGAAAAGGATGGAGAGTTGTGGTAA